One genomic segment of Mycolicibacterium psychrotolerans includes these proteins:
- a CDS encoding STAS domain-containing protein encodes MDEQAAEGTTASSGASNCVVAETWVGGVAVVAVSGVVDMLTSPQLESAIDAALERKPSGIVIDFTDVEFLASAGMGVLVAAHDKAGSEVAFSVVADGPATSRPLKLVGIAEIVSLYPSLDEALAARDT; translated from the coding sequence TTGGACGAGCAAGCAGCCGAAGGCACAACCGCCTCATCGGGAGCGTCGAACTGTGTCGTCGCCGAAACGTGGGTCGGCGGCGTGGCCGTCGTGGCCGTATCCGGCGTCGTCGACATGCTCACCTCGCCCCAGCTGGAGAGCGCGATCGACGCGGCGCTCGAGCGCAAGCCATCCGGCATCGTGATCGATTTCACCGACGTGGAGTTCCTAGCCTCAGCGGGCATGGGGGTGCTGGTCGCCGCGCACGACAAAGCCGGCTCCGAGGTCGCATTCAGCGTGGTCGCCGACGGTCCGGCCACCAGCCGCCCGCTCAAGCTGGTCGGTATCGCCGAGATCGTCAGCCTCTATCCCAGCCTGGACGAAGCCCTTGCGGCGCGCGACACGTAG
- a CDS encoding HAD family hydrolase, with protein MTAAPTHLVHLLTAIEASPPGPGIGAFFDLDGTLVDGFTATAHAGDRIRRRQARIGEVTGVVEAAMRYRFGRVNFAKLLERAAGYLRGESLAELDDVGERLFGERVRSRLFPAMHEVVLAHQRRGHTVVMCSSALTIHAEPVARFLEIGHVLCNHFEVDDAGRVTGRIVRPVIWGARKADAVQTFCAGRAIDLADSYFYADGNEDIALMTLVGYPRPVNPRRELAAMAALQNWPVLRVTTPGKGSHDGLRGVLK; from the coding sequence GTGACCGCAGCGCCCACACATCTGGTGCACCTGCTCACCGCGATCGAGGCGAGCCCGCCCGGACCCGGCATCGGCGCGTTCTTCGATCTGGACGGCACGCTGGTCGACGGCTTCACCGCGACCGCCCACGCCGGGGACCGCATCCGGCGCCGGCAGGCCCGCATCGGCGAGGTGACCGGTGTCGTCGAGGCGGCGATGCGGTACCGGTTCGGCCGGGTGAACTTCGCCAAGCTGCTCGAACGCGCCGCCGGTTACCTGCGCGGCGAATCCCTGGCCGAGCTCGACGACGTGGGCGAACGGCTGTTCGGGGAGCGGGTACGGTCCCGGCTGTTCCCTGCCATGCACGAGGTCGTGCTGGCCCACCAGCGGCGCGGCCACACCGTCGTGATGTGTTCGTCGGCGCTGACCATCCACGCCGAGCCGGTGGCGCGCTTCCTCGAGATCGGCCACGTGCTGTGCAACCACTTCGAGGTCGACGACGCCGGCCGGGTCACCGGCCGGATCGTCCGACCGGTGATCTGGGGGGCGCGCAAGGCCGATGCGGTTCAGACGTTCTGCGCGGGCCGCGCCATCGACCTGGCCGACAGCTACTTCTACGCCGACGGGAACGAGGACATCGCCCTGATGACGCTGGTCGGGTATCCGCGTCCGGTCAACCCCCGTCGCGAGCTGGCCGCCATGGCCGCGCTGCAGAACTGGCCCGTGCTGCGGGTGACGACTCCCGGGAAGGGCAGCCACGACGGACTCCGTGGTGTATTAAAGTAG
- a CDS encoding nitronate monooxygenase, which yields MHTPLCDQLGIEFPIFAFTHCRDVVVAVSKAGGFGVLGAVGFTPEQLEIELNWIDEHIGDHPYGVDIVIPNKYEGMDAADMDPDVLKKTLNELVPQEHIDFAKKILSEHGVPVEHSDDDALQLLGWTEATATPQVEVALQHPKVTMIANALGTPPADMIAHIHEQGRVVAALCGSPYQARKHADAGVDIIIAQGGEAGGHCGDIGSIVLWPQVVKEVAPVPVLAAGGIGSGQQIAAALALGAQGAWTGSQWVMVEESEHTPVQHAAYAKATSRDTVRSRSFTGKPARMLKNDWTEAWENPENPKPLGMPLQYMVSGMAVAATHKYPNESVDVAFNPVGQVVGQFTKVEKTATVIERWVQEYLEATGRLVELNEAATV from the coding sequence ATGCATACTCCCCTGTGCGACCAACTCGGCATCGAGTTCCCGATCTTCGCGTTCACCCACTGCCGTGACGTGGTGGTCGCCGTGAGCAAGGCCGGCGGCTTCGGTGTGCTGGGCGCGGTCGGCTTCACCCCCGAGCAGCTCGAGATCGAGCTGAACTGGATCGACGAGCACATCGGCGACCACCCCTACGGCGTCGACATCGTGATCCCGAACAAGTACGAAGGCATGGACGCCGCGGACATGGATCCCGACGTGCTGAAGAAGACCCTCAACGAACTGGTGCCGCAGGAGCACATCGACTTCGCCAAGAAGATCCTCTCCGAGCACGGCGTGCCCGTCGAGCACAGTGACGACGACGCCCTGCAGCTTCTCGGCTGGACCGAGGCCACGGCCACCCCACAGGTCGAGGTGGCGCTGCAGCATCCCAAGGTCACGATGATCGCCAACGCGCTGGGCACCCCGCCGGCCGACATGATCGCCCACATCCACGAGCAGGGGCGGGTGGTCGCGGCGCTGTGCGGGTCGCCGTACCAGGCGCGCAAGCACGCCGACGCCGGCGTGGACATCATCATCGCCCAGGGCGGCGAGGCCGGCGGGCACTGCGGCGACATCGGCTCGATCGTGCTGTGGCCCCAGGTGGTCAAGGAGGTCGCGCCGGTCCCCGTGCTGGCGGCAGGCGGCATCGGCAGCGGTCAGCAGATCGCGGCTGCGCTCGCGCTGGGCGCCCAGGGCGCGTGGACCGGCTCGCAGTGGGTGATGGTCGAGGAGTCCGAGCACACCCCGGTCCAGCACGCCGCCTACGCGAAGGCCACCAGCCGCGACACCGTGCGGAGCCGGTCGTTCACCGGCAAGCCGGCCCGGATGCTCAAGAACGACTGGACCGAGGCGTGGGAGAACCCGGAGAATCCCAAGCCGCTCGGAATGCCGTTGCAGTACATGGTGTCCGGCATGGCGGTGGCCGCGACGCACAAGTACCCCAACGAGTCCGTCGACGTCGCCTTCAACCCCGTCGGTCAGGTGGTCGGCCAGTTCACCAAGGTCGAGAAGACGGCCACGGTGATCGAGCGCTGGGTGCAGGAGTACCTGGAGGCGACGGGCCGGCTCGTCGAACTCAACGAGGCCGCCACGGTCTAG
- a CDS encoding DUF1801 domain-containing protein → MADRTPAEMIDARIHELGDWRGDTLARVRDLIRRADPDVVEEWKWRGVPVWYRGGMICTGESYKDYVKVTFAKGASLDDPAGLFNASLDGNTRRAIDFREGDTVDEKAFTALIHAAIALNTR, encoded by the coding sequence ATGGCCGACCGCACGCCCGCCGAGATGATCGACGCGCGCATCCACGAACTCGGGGACTGGCGCGGGGACACCCTGGCCCGGGTCCGCGACCTGATCCGCCGGGCCGACCCGGACGTCGTCGAGGAGTGGAAGTGGCGCGGGGTGCCCGTCTGGTACCGCGGCGGGATGATCTGCACCGGCGAGTCGTACAAGGACTACGTCAAGGTGACGTTCGCCAAGGGTGCCTCCCTCGACGACCCGGCGGGGCTGTTCAATGCCAGCCTCGACGGAAACACCCGGCGCGCCATCGACTTCCGTGAGGGCGACACCGTCGACGAGAAGGCGTTCACCGCCCTGATCCATGCGGCGATCGCCCTCAACACCCGGTGA
- a CDS encoding VOC family protein, with protein sequence MTTTDLTIHNTFLPHNDPEESLAFYRDVLGFEVRLDVGRGTMRWITVGPPGQPGTSIVLHPPAADPGVTDDERAVIAEMMAKGTYAIIVLATPDLDATFARLQERAEVVAGPTEQPYGVRDCAVRDPAGTMIRIQERR encoded by the coding sequence GTGACCACAACCGACCTCACCATCCACAACACGTTTCTGCCGCACAACGATCCGGAGGAATCGCTCGCGTTCTACCGCGACGTCCTCGGCTTCGAGGTCCGCCTCGACGTGGGCCGCGGCACGATGCGCTGGATCACCGTCGGGCCGCCCGGACAGCCCGGCACCTCGATCGTGCTGCATCCACCGGCCGCCGACCCCGGCGTGACCGACGACGAGCGCGCGGTGATCGCGGAGATGATGGCCAAAGGCACGTACGCGATCATCGTGCTGGCCACCCCCGACCTCGACGCCACGTTCGCCCGGCTGCAGGAACGAGCCGAGGTGGTCGCCGGACCGACCGAGCAGCCCTACGGGGTGCGCGACTGCGCGGTCCGCGATCCCGCGGGCACGATGATCCGCATCCAGGAACGACGCTGA
- a CDS encoding helix-turn-helix transcriptional regulator, with the protein MPPEPASANRLRDLTLLRRVRDRIDRDYAQPLDVEALARGVHMSAGHLSRQFKLAYGESPYSYLMTRRIERAMALLRRGDLTVTEVCFAVGCSSLGTFSTRFTELVGMPPSVYRDRAARSAAGLPSCLEKKVTRPIRNREAPGTGLHLA; encoded by the coding sequence ATGCCTCCGGAGCCCGCCTCGGCGAACCGCCTTCGCGACCTGACGCTGCTGCGCCGCGTCCGCGACCGGATCGACCGGGACTACGCGCAGCCGCTGGACGTCGAAGCGCTGGCCCGCGGGGTGCACATGTCGGCCGGGCATCTGTCGCGGCAGTTCAAGCTGGCCTACGGCGAGTCGCCGTACTCGTATCTGATGACGCGGCGCATCGAGCGGGCGATGGCCCTGCTGCGCCGCGGCGACCTGACGGTGACCGAAGTCTGCTTCGCCGTAGGTTGTTCGTCGCTGGGCACCTTCAGCACCCGGTTCACCGAACTGGTGGGCATGCCGCCCAGCGTCTACCGCGACCGCGCGGCCCGATCGGCGGCGGGCCTGCCGTCCTGCCTGGAGAAGAAGGTGACCAGACCGATCAGGAATCGAGAAGCACCGGGGACGGGCCTGCACCTAGCGTGA